Part of the Mycolicibacterium thermoresistibile genome, GCTCGTACTTCGTCACGCCCGACGAGGTGAACATGGACGAACCCGAGGAGACGCTGGTGCGGACCGAACGCACCACGCTGGCCGAACTGATGGCCGTGGAACCGGTTCCGGCGCCCGACGGTGTGTGGCGTCTCCGCCAGAAGGTGGACCCGTTCCTCAACAACGCCGTCGGGATCGTCAACGGTGGAATCGCCTGCGCCGGGCTGGAATTGGCTGCCTCGGCGGCGGTGAACACCGGCGAGGACCTGATGCGCACCGCGTCGGTGCGGGTGAACTTCCTGCGCCCGTTCTACGCCAGCGAGAAGTCCCGCTACGAGGCATCGCCGCTGCGGATCGGCCGGGGCACCGCGGTGGCCGACGCCCAGGCGATCGGCGACGACGGCCGACCCGCGCTCGTCGCCCGAATCACCGCCTACCGCTAACGATTCGGGTGTAGTTGGTGGCGGTGAGCACCACCAACTACACCGAAACCGCTACTTGTTGGACTTGGCGCGGAACGCCGCGACGCGCTCCTGGAACTCCGGCGTGGTGAACGAGGTGTACTCCTCGGCCAGCGCGTACTCGAGGATCCCGAGCGCGGCGCGCGACAGGTGCATGTTCATCGCGACCTTCGTGGCCCGCAGCGCCTGCGGGGGCAGCGCCGCCAACCGCTCCCCGATCGCCAGTGCGTCGTCGAGCACCGCGTCGTCCTCGGCCACCTTGGTGACGAGGTTGAGCTTCTCGGCCTCCTCCGGGGTGATCCGATCGCCCAGCAGCACATACTGTTTGGCCTTCATCAGCCCGATCAGCAGCGGCAGCATCGCGGCACCGCCGTCGCCGGCGACCAGGCCCACCGCGACGTGCGGGTCGGCCAGATAGCTGCTCCTGCCCATCACCAGGAAGTCGCTCAGCAACGCGATCGAGCAGCCCAACCCGACGGCGGGACCGTTGACCGCCGACACCAGCGGCTTGGGGAAGTTGATCACCTCGAGGAAAACCGTTCGGGCCTCGGTGATCTGGAACTGGCGCGCGACCGGGTCCTCGATCAGCCGGCCGAACATCACCATGTCGCCGCCGGCCGAGAAGGCCTTGCCGACGCCGGTGGTCACGACGGCGCGGACGTCCTCGTCGTCGGTGAGCCTGCGCCAGATCGTGGCGAAGGCGTGGTGCACCTCCTCGTTGACCGCGTTGAACGCCTCCGGCCGGTTGATGCTCACCACGTGCACCGCACCGCGCTTCTCGACGAGCAGCCAGGGGGCGAACTCCTCGTAGCCGGGCAGGGTGGCGATCTCGGAAGTCGTCATATCAGTCCTTTTCACTCGAGAGGATGGTCACCGCTGAGACCGCGGTCGGTCCGCCGATGTTGTGCGCCAACGCTACCCGCGCGCCGTCGACCTGGTTCTCGGCCTCGCCGCGCAACTGGTTGAACAGCTCGTAGCACTGGGCGACGCCGGTGGCGCCCGGCGGATGGCCCTTGGCCTTCAGCCCACCGCTGGGGTTGACGGGGATCGAGCCGCCGACGTAATTCTCCCGGCCCTCGACGATCTTGTACGCCTCGAACCGATCGGCGAAGCCCAGGTCCTCGTAGCTGATCAGCTCGACGCCGGTGAAGCAGTCGTGCACCTCGGCGACGTCGATGTCCTTCGGGGTCACGCCGGCCATCTTCATCGCCGCCTTCGCGGCCCGCACCGTGGGCGGGAAGGTCGTCATATCCTGCTTGTGCTGGTGCATGACGCGGTCCATGCCGATACCGACGCCGCGCACCCAGACCGGCCGGTCGGTGTAGCGGTCGACGACGTCCTCGGCCGCAAGGATCACCGCGGCCGCACCGTCGCTCTGCGGGGTGCAGTCGTAGAGACCGAAGGGTTCGACGACGATCGGGGCCGCCAGCGCCTGCTCGACGGTGATCTCGTAGCGCAGTTGGGCCTTCGGGTTCTTCAGCGCGTGGAAGTGGTTCTTGACCGCCACCATCGCCAGGTGCTCCTTGGTGGCGGGCGACTCGTGCAGATACCGGGTGACGTGCAGCGCGAAGTTCGCCGGTGCCACCAGCCCGAGCGGATAGTCCCATGCGTTGTCGCGCGTCATCGCCGCCCACTCCCAGAAGGTAGTGTTCGACGACGTCTCCCGCACCTTGTCCGCGCCGACGACGAGCACCACGTCGTACATCCCCGAGGCGATCGCCATCACGCCGTTACGGACGGCGTCGTTGCCGGTGGCGCAGGCGTTTTCGACGCGCGTCACCGGGATGTCGGTGAGATCCAGGGTGTCGGCCAGGATCCCGGACGGGAACCCGTCGGTGGTCGACAGCTCACCGAACCAGGCCGCCTCGATCTCGGACTTGGAGATGCCCTTGTCGACATTGGCGACGGCCTCGGCGTACGCCATCGGCACGAGATCCTTGATGCCCAACTCGAAATGCTCACCGAACGGCGTCATTCCCGCGCCGACAATGGCCACTCGTCTCACGACGCAACTCCTTCCGCCCGCCCCGGCCAGAACGCGTATCCGTAGTCCGGGATGCCCGATCTCATCGCGATGCGCCGCAGCACCACCGCACCCGGCTGACCGACCGTCGTCTCCCCCGCCGGCACGCCGGTCACCTTGAGCAGCACCCGCACCGGGCTGCCGTCGAGCTGTACGACGGCCAGCGAGTACGGGCTGGGCAGGTCGGGCACCGGAATGCGGATGGTGGTGTGGGTGTATACGGTGCCGGTGCGCGGCAACGGTTCGAGCCGGTACTCGGTGGCGAGCGTGCCGCCGTCGTCGACCCGCAACCGCGGCGGGAACTGCGGTGCGCCGTCGATGCCCGGCCGCTCGTCGAAAACCGCAGCCTCCCAGCGGATCTTCGGCTCGAACGCGCGGTTGTAGGCGGGCATCGAGATCGGGATACCGTTGCCCTCGGCGTAGGTGAACCTGGGCAGTTCGCGCGGTTCGACCTCGTCGCGGGTCACCGTCACCTCACCCGGCGCCAGGTCCGCGACGCTGATCGTGGCCTGCTCGACTCCGATGACCAGCCCGGATCCCTTGCCCTCGATCGCCTCGGCCAGCGCCCGGATCAGCCCGGAGGCCGACACCGTGCGGTCCTCGACGGCGCCGGAAGTGTCGACGGCCTTGCCCAGCTGCGCGGCGGGCACACCGGCGGCCGCGGCCACCCGACCACGCAGATCCAGCCTGTCCAGCGTCGCGCGCACGCCGACCTCGCGCTGCAGACGCGGATCGGGGTAGGTGTGCCGCGATCCGTCGTCGCTGCGCGCCACCAGCGGAAGGCTGCGGGTCTGCCGTGCGCGGACCACCAGCTCGGCGCCGCGATCACCGGTCAGCGCGGCGGCGGCCCCGGCGGCGGCGTCGTTGTCGTCGGCGCCGATGACCAGGGTGCCCGGCGCGGCGCTCACGAGCTGGTCGAGTACCGCGGGGGCACCGCCGAGCACCTCGGACACCGGGGTGTCGGCGGGAAGTCCCAGAGCCGCCACCAGCACGGCGCCGTTCCCGCCCTCGACGAGCGGGAAGTTGCGGGTCACCAGCACGACGGCGCGCGCCTGCGCCCCGGGGTCGGCGGCCCGGCCGGCAGCGACGGCCATGGTGAGCGCGTCCTCGTCGGGCCCCTTGACCCGGCGTTTACCGCTGGTCCACGGCGGAAGGTACGTGCCGATCGACACGATGTGAGTCATCAAACCTCGTTTCCGACGGCGCCCGCAGGCGATCAACCGTTTCTAATACGCTATATAGTTAACGCATTCGACACAACATTGACTGTCGATGAATTTCCAGGGAGGACACACGTTGGCCGAAACCAGATCGCTGACCGACCGCGCCGTCATCGTCACCGGCGCGAGCCGCGGCATCGGGCGCGAGATCGCGGTCCGGGTGGCCGCCGACGGGGCACGAGTCGGGCTGCTGGCCCGCACCGAGACCCCGAACCCGAAGCTCGCCGGCACGCTCGCCGAGACCGCCGAGGCGGTGCGGGCGGCCGGCGGGCAGGCCTACGAGGCGGTCTGCGACGTCCGCGACGCCGACTCCGTGGCGGCCGCCGTGGCCGACATCGCCGACGCGTTCGGCGGCATCGACGTCGTGGTGAATAACGCCGGAGCGCTCGACCTGCGACCGACATCGGCGTTGCCACCCAAGAACTTTCGCCGGCTACTCGCGGTGAACGTGGAGGGGCCGTTCGCCGTCGTGCAGGCGGCGCTGCCGCACCTGCGCCGCTCGGACAACGCGCACATCGTCAACGTGTCGCCGCCGGTGAACCTCGCCCCCGCCTGGATCGGCGCGCACACCGGCCATACCGTCGGCAAGTACGCCGAGAGCCTGCTGACCATCGGCTGGGCGGCGGAGTTCGCCTCGATTCCCGTCGCGGTCAACTCGCTGTGGCCCGCCACGACTGTGGCGAGCACCGGCATGCTGGTCGCGATGGGCGACGAGGTCAGGGCGCAGGCGCGGGATCCACGGATCATGGCCGACGCTCTGCACGCCCTGGTCACCCGGCCGGCCGACTGCACCGGCAACTTCTATACCGACGAACAGATCCTGCGCGAGGAAGGCGTCGCCGACCTCACCGGCTACCGGCTCGCGGCCAGCGAGGATGATCTGGTTCCGAACTTCTATCTCGAATCCACCCCGCTCCCGACGATCTAGGAGAGCTGTGAGCCAGTTCGACGCCCTGCGCGCCAACGAACCCGAACTCGCCGACTTACGGGCCTCGGTGCGCGAATTCCTGGAAAGAGACCGCGCCGAGTTCGGCTGGGAACCCGACGTCGACTCCTGGCTGGGCCAGTGGGACGAGGGCTTCTCCGCCCGCCTGGCCGCCGCCGGATACGTCGGGATGACCATCCCGAAGGAGTACGGCGGACACGGCCTGACCCACCTGCACCGGTACGTGGTGACCGAGGAGCTGCTGGCCCAGGGCGCGCCGGTGGCCGCGCACTGGGTCGCAGACCGTCAGGTCGTGCCCGGGCTGCTGGCCTACGGCACCGAGGAGCAGCGCCAGCGGCTGCTCCCCCGCATCGCCGCCGGGAAGTTCTTCTCCTCCATCGGGATGAGCGAACACGGCGCGGGGTCGGACCTGGCCGCCGTGCAGACGAAGGCGGTCAGGACCGACGGCGGCTGGGTGCTCAACGGCACCAAGGTGTGGACCAGCGGTGCGCACAAGGCCCATCAGGTCGTCGTGCTGGCCCGCACCAGCCCGCCGGATCCGCAGAAGCGGCACGCCGGGTTCAGCCAGTTCCTGGTGCCGTGCGACGCCAAGGGCGTGCGGATCGAACCGATCCTGCTGATGAACGGCGACCACCACTTCAACGAGGTCTCCTTCGAAGACGTGTTCATCCCGGACGCGGATGTGCTCGGCGAGATCGGCAACGGCTGGCACCAGGTGACCGCCGAGCTGTCCTTCGAGCGCAGCGGGCCCGAGCGGATCCTGTCGACGGTGCCGCTGATCGTCGCGGCGATCCGCCTGCTGGGCAACACCCCCGGCACCGATGACACCACCGCCAGGATCGTGGGTGACCTTCTGGGACGGCTGATCTCACTGCGGCAGCTGTCGGTGTGGGTGGCGCGCACGCTGTCCGAGCACAAGGACGCCGCCAACCAGGCCGCACTGGTCAAGGATCTGGGCACACGCTTCGAACAGGATTCGATCGAGGTGATCGCCGATGTGCTCGACCGGGTGTCGCCGACACCTCAGATCGCGGCGCTGACCGCCACCGCGATCCTGCACAAGCCGATCTTCACGCTGCGCGGCGGCACCAACGAGGTGCTGCGCGGCGTCGTCGCACGAGGAATGGGGTTGCGATGAGCGCACTTTCGGGCGGGGTGTTCGCCACCGACACCGCCGACGACTACACCGACCTGCGCCAGCTCGTCGACGACATCGGGCGCCGGTCGTTCGACGCCCGCATCGGCACCCGGCGGGTGCCCGACCAGTTCGACGACGAGCTGTGGGGCAACCTCTCCGACACCGGGCTTACCCGGTTGACCAGCGACCCCGATCTCGGCGCCGGCCCCAACGAGCTCGCCGTCGTGCTGTCCGGCATCGCCCGGTACGCGGGTGCGGTTCCACTGGCCGAGACCGATGCGCTCGCCGGCTGGCTGGGCCGCGAGGCGGGCCTCGACCTGCCCGACGGGCCGCTGACCGTCGCGATCGCCGAACACTCCGGTGACGGACCCGTGAAAGCCGTCGACGTCCCGTGGGCGCGGGCCGCCGCGGCGGTGCTTCTCGCGGTGCGGACCCCGGACGGGGCACGCATCGGAATCACATCGAACCCGCAGGTCGTCGACGGGCACAATGCCGCGGGTGAGCCCCGCGGCCGGGTGACCGTCGATCTCGGTGCTGTCACGTTGGCGTCGGTCGACGACGCCGTCCTCACCGAGCTCACCCTGCGCGGCGCCTGGTGCCGCGCCGTGCAGATCGTCGGCGCGCTCGACACCGCGGCGGCGATGACGGTCAGGCACACCGCCGAACGCGAACAGTTCGGCCGCTCGCTGAGCAAGTTCCAGGCGGTGCAGCACGCGCTGGCTGGGATGGCCGGTGAGATCGAACGTGCCAGAGCGGCGGCATCCTTGGCGGTCGCAGCCGCCGCTGATTACGGATTCGCGGCACCGCGAACCGAATTCGCGATCACCGCCGCGCGGGTGACTGCCGGCCGTGCCGTCACCGCGGTGACGACGAGCGCCCACCAGCTGCACGGGGCCATCGGCGTGACCGCCGAGCACCCGCTGTGGTCGGTGACGCTGCGCGCTCAGGCCTGGGCCGACGAGTTCGGCACCACCGCCGGGTACGCACGCCGACTCGGCCGTCTAGCACTCGAATCGGCGAATCCGTGGGACCTGGTCATCGGCAACGTCTAACCTCGATTTTGCATCGAGTTGACGCGGAGTTGCTTTGAACGCTGGTTGTGTTGCTGGGGCGGTTTTTTTGGTATGACGGCATGATCGGTCGTCCCGTGTCGCCGGGTGGGGCGGGCTTTCCCAGGGCCTGTGGTTCTTTCGTGATCGGTGGTCAAGGGGGCTGGCGGTTATCCGAAGGCGGTGCGCAGGTGTTGCCAGGCGGTGACGATCGCTGCGGCCCATCGCCAGGTGGCGTCGATGCGTAGCCGTAGTTGGCGGGCGCCGCGGGTGATGCGGGCGGCGACGTGCAGGACGCGGTAGCGGAAAGTGTTGATCTCGGCGCGGGCCAGCCCGGGCTGGTTGCGGAAGCCGATGAGTCTGGTCCAGGTGACCAGGTCGGCGGCGGCCAGCACGATTTCCAGCCAGGCGGCGTTGGCCCAAAACGAGTGACACGGCAGGTTGCGCAGGCCGGTGGCTTTGAGTTCGCGGATGCGGTCTTCGACGCGGGCGTGCTGGCGATGACGTAGCTCCAGGCCGGCGACTTGCCCGGGCACCACGCCGTGGGGTGTGTCGGTGATGAACGCGGTGACGCGCATCCCGTCGGCGTCGGTGAACCGTAACTGTGCACCCGGATGGGGGCGCTCCTTGCGCAGGATCAGTCGGGTGCCGGGCGGCCAGCTCTCGAGGTTGACCAGGTCGGTGGCCTCGGCGACCCAGGCCCCGTCGCGGATTCCGCCGCGGGTGTCGATGGCCGGATACCAGCATGAACCGAGGTTGAGGGTGTCCACGGCGTCCTGGACGCGAACGTCGACGGGGTAGCCGAACGAGAACCCCACCCCGGCAGTGCGGCAGGCCTCGGCGAACTTATGGGTGGCCCCGGCGGTGTCGCAGCGCACCAACACCTTCGGCTTATCGGGGTCGCCGGGTTGATCGGGGTCGGGCTGCCACGCTGGGGGCAGCGCGGCCAGGGCCTGCTCCAGGACAATGATGTGATCGCTGGCGGTGTTGGCACCGGCGTTGCCGGTGCGCAACAGCCCGCCCAGAGCTTCCCCACCGGCGATCTCCGGGCGGTCCAAAAACGCCAGCAGCGGATGGTGGCCGAACGTCTTCTTCCAGGTCGGCGTGGCGCCGGCTTTGTTGTCGGAGTGATCGATGACCAGGGTCGCATCGAGGTCGATGTGCAACCAGTCCTGATCAGCGGGGGCCGCTCCGGCGTCCCAGGCCGCCGCTCGCGCGGCGGCCCGCGCGGCCCGCACCGCGGGCAGGTGGGCGGCGTCGATGCGCTCATCGACCAGCCGCCACATCGTCGTCGTCGACGCCGCGGCACCGAACACATGCTCACGATCGCCGCACAGCTGGCCGACCCCGTCGATGCAGACCGCCCCGTCGGCGACCGCGGCGGCCAGATCAGCGAAGACATCACCGGGGGCGTAAACCCACGGGCCCCGGTAGGTGTCGACCAAAGCTACGGTGACCTGCGTTGATAGGCCCGTGCGGTCGGCGAGTTCACGCACCATGCCCATCCCGGCGTGCGACACGACGCCGTGGCCGTCGGCTGAGACTTTCACCCGTGGTGCGACCGCGATATTCTTCACCTGCGAGGTGCCTTTCCGTGGGAACGATCCGAACCTTAGACAAGTCCGATTATTCCTTACAGGACAGGCACTTTCGCTTATCTACACGCCATCAAGGGCAACATTCCACGAAAAATCCGGGCTAACCGGGTAGGTTCGTGCGGTGGCGTACGTGCGGAAAGTGCGCACTGCCTCGGGCGCGGTGGCGGTGCAGGTGGCCCGCAAAGACCGGGGTCGAGTGGTGATTGTCGCTTGCCAGGGTGATGGGACCACCTGATTGCCAAGGGGATGGGACCACCGTGGCGCGTTACTGAGGATGCTCGTCGTCGGGGCCGGGGTCAAGCTGGGGTCGGGTGCGTTGTCGGTAGGACGGTCCCTCGATGACCAGGGTGTGGGCCGCGGAGGTCAGCCGGTCAATGGCTGATTGGGCGAGCAGGGTGTCGGCGGTCATGGTCAGCCATTCGGCGGGCTCGCGGTTCGA contains:
- a CDS encoding PaaI family thioesterase, whose product is MTDLAAAGDLETPAHLLRRFEIDVLGVDMDAATVEMSMSLAGMRNPFTGHPTVAPLGLLVDSANGMSNHYRHRGREWTVSSELAIELSPEGSVVAAADDAPPVVATARPLGPRDSGSSLSVCTLTCGGVVIGGGTVRSYFVTPDEVNMDEPEETLVRTERTTLAELMAVEPVPAPDGVWRLRQKVDPFLNNAVGIVNGGIACAGLELAASAAVNTGEDLMRTASVRVNFLRPFYASEKSRYEASPLRIGRGTAVADAQAIGDDGRPALVARITAYR
- a CDS encoding enoyl-CoA hydratase/isomerase family protein, whose product is MTTSEIATLPGYEEFAPWLLVEKRGAVHVVSINRPEAFNAVNEEVHHAFATIWRRLTDDEDVRAVVTTGVGKAFSAGGDMVMFGRLIEDPVARQFQITEARTVFLEVINFPKPLVSAVNGPAVGLGCSIALLSDFLVMGRSSYLADPHVAVGLVAGDGGAAMLPLLIGLMKAKQYVLLGDRITPEEAEKLNLVTKVAEDDAVLDDALAIGERLAALPPQALRATKVAMNMHLSRAALGILEYALAEEYTSFTTPEFQERVAAFRAKSNK
- a CDS encoding acyl-CoA dehydrogenase family protein, encoding MSQFDALRANEPELADLRASVREFLERDRAEFGWEPDVDSWLGQWDEGFSARLAAAGYVGMTIPKEYGGHGLTHLHRYVVTEELLAQGAPVAAHWVADRQVVPGLLAYGTEEQRQRLLPRIAAGKFFSSIGMSEHGAGSDLAAVQTKAVRTDGGWVLNGTKVWTSGAHKAHQVVVLARTSPPDPQKRHAGFSQFLVPCDAKGVRIEPILLMNGDHHFNEVSFEDVFIPDADVLGEIGNGWHQVTAELSFERSGPERILSTVPLIVAAIRLLGNTPGTDDTTARIVGDLLGRLISLRQLSVWVARTLSEHKDAANQAALVKDLGTRFEQDSIEVIADVLDRVSPTPQIAALTATAILHKPIFTLRGGTNEVLRGVVARGMGLR
- a CDS encoding SDR family oxidoreductase, translated to MNFQGGHTLAETRSLTDRAVIVTGASRGIGREIAVRVAADGARVGLLARTETPNPKLAGTLAETAEAVRAAGGQAYEAVCDVRDADSVAAAVADIADAFGGIDVVVNNAGALDLRPTSALPPKNFRRLLAVNVEGPFAVVQAALPHLRRSDNAHIVNVSPPVNLAPAWIGAHTGHTVGKYAESLLTIGWAAEFASIPVAVNSLWPATTVASTGMLVAMGDEVRAQARDPRIMADALHALVTRPADCTGNFYTDEQILREEGVADLTGYRLAASEDDLVPNFYLESTPLPTI
- a CDS encoding Zn-ribbon domain-containing OB-fold protein; amino-acid sequence: MTHIVSIGTYLPPWTSGKRRVKGPDEDALTMAVAAGRAADPGAQARAVVLVTRNFPLVEGGNGAVLVAALGLPADTPVSEVLGGAPAVLDQLVSAAPGTLVIGADDNDAAAGAAAALTGDRGAELVVRARQTRSLPLVARSDDGSRHTYPDPRLQREVGVRATLDRLDLRGRVAAAAGVPAAQLGKAVDTSGAVEDRTVSASGLIRALAEAIEGKGSGLVIGVEQATISVADLAPGEVTVTRDEVEPRELPRFTYAEGNGIPISMPAYNRAFEPKIRWEAAVFDERPGIDGAPQFPPRLRVDDGGTLATEYRLEPLPRTGTVYTHTTIRIPVPDLPSPYSLAVVQLDGSPVRVLLKVTGVPAGETTVGQPGAVVLRRIAMRSGIPDYGYAFWPGRAEGVAS
- a CDS encoding IS1380 family transposase, producing the protein MKNIAVAPRVKVSADGHGVVSHAGMGMVRELADRTGLSTQVTVALVDTYRGPWVYAPGDVFADLAAAVADGAVCIDGVGQLCGDREHVFGAAASTTTMWRLVDERIDAAHLPAVRAARAAARAAAWDAGAAPADQDWLHIDLDATLVIDHSDNKAGATPTWKKTFGHHPLLAFLDRPEIAGGEALGGLLRTGNAGANTASDHIIVLEQALAALPPAWQPDPDQPGDPDKPKVLVRCDTAGATHKFAEACRTAGVGFSFGYPVDVRVQDAVDTLNLGSCWYPAIDTRGGIRDGAWVAEATDLVNLESWPPGTRLILRKERPHPGAQLRFTDADGMRVTAFITDTPHGVVPGQVAGLELRHRQHARVEDRIRELKATGLRNLPCHSFWANAAWLEIVLAAADLVTWTRLIGFRNQPGLARAEINTFRYRVLHVAARITRGARQLRLRIDATWRWAAAIVTAWQHLRTAFG
- a CDS encoding thiolase C-terminal domain-containing protein, translating into MRRVAIVGAGMTPFGEHFELGIKDLVPMAYAEAVANVDKGISKSEIEAAWFGELSTTDGFPSGILADTLDLTDIPVTRVENACATGNDAVRNGVMAIASGMYDVVLVVGADKVRETSSNTTFWEWAAMTRDNAWDYPLGLVAPANFALHVTRYLHESPATKEHLAMVAVKNHFHALKNPKAQLRYEITVEQALAAPIVVEPFGLYDCTPQSDGAAAVILAAEDVVDRYTDRPVWVRGVGIGMDRVMHQHKQDMTTFPPTVRAAKAAMKMAGVTPKDIDVAEVHDCFTGVELISYEDLGFADRFEAYKIVEGRENYVGGSIPVNPSGGLKAKGHPPGATGVAQCYELFNQLRGEAENQVDGARVALAHNIGGPTAVSAVTILSSEKD
- a CDS encoding acyl-CoA dehydrogenase family protein; the protein is MSALSGGVFATDTADDYTDLRQLVDDIGRRSFDARIGTRRVPDQFDDELWGNLSDTGLTRLTSDPDLGAGPNELAVVLSGIARYAGAVPLAETDALAGWLGREAGLDLPDGPLTVAIAEHSGDGPVKAVDVPWARAAAAVLLAVRTPDGARIGITSNPQVVDGHNAAGEPRGRVTVDLGAVTLASVDDAVLTELTLRGAWCRAVQIVGALDTAAAMTVRHTAEREQFGRSLSKFQAVQHALAGMAGEIERARAAASLAVAAAADYGFAAPRTEFAITAARVTAGRAVTAVTTSAHQLHGAIGVTAEHPLWSVTLRAQAWADEFGTTAGYARRLGRLALESANPWDLVIGNV